TACGCGCATCAGAACGGTTTGTGTCTACAACGCAAGCGTTCAGAAAACGATTATTGGCTTTGGGGGATCCCATTGGCAGGCAACCTCGAAATTCTCAAAATAAGTGATCGAAATATTTTCGACACCCTGAGTTTGTGCAAACAGGGTAAACAAACTCTTTTCGTTTTGCGTGTTGATTGCATTATGCAGTTGTTTCTTCGCAATTGAGCCTCACAACAGGTTCTGTTTTGCCGGTGAAGAGAGTACAAGGCACAAATGCACGCCTCAGTTCAGCGCAGGAATGCGACGAAATTTGTTGAACCTGATGATATATGTTGTTTCATTGTCATTCTTGCGGGGACAACACGGGTTTTCCCTAGAAATATTAGGGGCATAGATTCGAAGCGAGGCCGTAAATACGGCAAAATCCGATAAGAATTTTTTTGATTCGGACCACTGGGTATTCTCGAGGTTATGACGCGCTTGGCGAACATTTCCATTCTGTTTTCGATATCGGCTATAGCAGCGTCCTGCGGGACGGTTATGGTCTATCTTTTTGCGCGTCCTGTTGGAGAGGCTGTCGGCCTGTCCTTAGCTGCCATGTGCACCATGATTGTCGTTCATCTGATGTTGACCCGCTCTCAGGAGAAGTCATCCGTCTCCGATGCGGTTGACCGGATGGAAGAGCGCATTGCCGCTATAGATGATGATGTCGGGAATCTTGAAGGCCGCCTCTCTGGGGTGGAACACAATATTCCGCGCCGGACACGTGAAGAGATTGATCCTCTGTTCGCGGAAGTTGAAGTTATTGGCTCCCTTGTAAAGCAGATGGCGGAAGCCATGGCTGACATGGAAACCAGAATTGAAGATCAGGGGACGGCCCTTGAAGACCACCGGGTGAAGCAAGCGATGTTGCCGCCGCAACCTGCGCAGCGTTTAGCAGCTCCACAACCAGCCCAGGAAGGCTCAATGAATCTGGCAGGCCAGGCTGCTGCTGCTTTCGCAGCTGGCGCTGTTAAACCAATGCAACCTCCACAAGATGCCTTTGCTGATGTAAGAGCGCCGGAAATGAGACGCCCAGCTCCGCGCATGCATCATCCCAATGCGGCTTTGGCCGAAGAAATTCGTGCCAGCATTGAAGCGGGACGCGTTGATCTCTATCTCCAGCCTATCGTGACACTCCCACAGCGCCGCGTGCGTTATTACGAAGCGCTGACCCGTCTACGCAAAGCAAATGGCGACACACTGGAGCCCATCGAGTTCCTGCAGGAAGCTGAACGCACTGGCCAGATGCCTGCAATCGACAATATTTTGTTGTTCCGCTCTCTGCAAATCCTAAAGCGCCTCGCAACACGCAATCGCGAAGCAGGGCTGTTCTGTAATCTGTCACCAAGCACATTGATGGATGAGAATTTCTTTCCTGGCTTTTTGGAATTCGTTCGCGCCAATGACACATATTCAGACCTGTTGATCTTTGAGTTCTCGCAGGCTGATGTCGCCGTAATGAGTGCCATTGAGTATGAGAGCCTAGCGGCGCTCGCTGAAATCGGGTTCCGCTTCTCTGTAGACCGGATCACAGATCTAAGAATGGATTTTCGTGCTCTTGCTGAACGTGGGTTCCGCTTTGCTAAACTCCACGCATCTCGTCTACTGATGCGTGAAGATGACCTCGCAAAAAGCAACATCCATCCCGCAGACTTTGGCAGCTTGCTACAGCGCTATGGTATTGAGCTGATTGTGGATCATGTTGAGAGCGAAAGCACTGTTCTTGAGCTACTTGAGTTGGAAATCCGCAGTGCGCAGGGCTTTTTGTTCTCGCCGCCGCGCCCAGTACGGGCAGACGTTCTCCAAGGTGCGCCAAATCCACGTCCTATAAAAAGAGAGGCGAGCTGACATTTCGTCAACCCGCCTCTGATTTTCGCATAAAGAAGTTGTGTCAGTTCGCTGTCACTGGCTCACCAACCGTCACAAAGGTTGGTTCGATGCCACTAAACAGGTCGCGTGCAACATCCTTCACGCCTTCCAATGTCACAGCATCCACCATCTCATTGCGTTTCTCGATGTAATCAATACCCAGTTCCTGAGTTTGAATACCGGTGAGCTGACGCGCAATGCTGCTGGAGCTGTCAAAGTTGAGGGCGTAGGAGCCAGTGAGGTAAGATTTGGCTTCTGCAAGCTCAGCAGCAGTTGGGCCGGTTTGCGACATACGCACCATCTGCTGCTTGAGGATATCAATCGCTTCACCTGCTTTGTCAGGGCGTGTTCCTGTTGAACCCATCAGCAAAGCTGTGTGCTGATAAGGGACGAGATAGGAACCGACTGAATAGGCCAGGCCACGCTTTTCGCGGATCTCATCATATAACCACGACGTGAAGGAGCCACCGCCGAGAATATGGTTCATGACAAAAGCAGACATGAACTTAGGGTCGTGGCGTTTCAAGCCTGGCAAAGCGAACTGGATGGAAGTCTGCGGGCTTTCAAAGTCCACATGAATAGTCTTGTCGGTGATTGGCTCAACCTCAGCAATCGTAACGAGATCGCCGTCTTCAGGAAGGTCCGCAAATACCTTGTCCAGAATGACAGCAAGCTCATCAGCGCTGATGGCTCCGACAACGCCGATCTTCAAAGAGCCTTTTGCAAAGATCTTTGAGTGTTGTGTCCTTAAGTCCTCCGAAGTCAGTGTGGTAACTGTCTCTTCGGTTCCACGAGTTGGACGACCATAAGGATGATCAGGGAACAACGTTTTGGTTAGTGTCAAACCTGCCAAGGCATCTGGACGCTTCAAACTGCGACGAATACCGGAAACGGTTTGCGCCTTCATACGATCCAGTGGTGCTTGATTAAAGCGAGGCTCGTTAACTGCCAGACGAAGCATCTCAAAAGTATCGTCTTTGTTGACTTGCAGGCTTTGGAACGACCCATAAAAGAAATCCCGGCCACTGCTGAAGGAGAGGCTCATTGTAAGGTCTTCTATACGTCCCTGAAACTCCTGAGAGGTCAGATCTCCAGCGCCTTCGTCAAGCATAGTGCTTAAAAGGTTGGTTACGCCAAGCTTGTCGAGCGGATCCTGAGAACTCCCACCCTTGAAAGCAAAATTCATGGCAATGATTGGCACTGTATAATCTTCAACCAGCCACGCTGTTATGCCTTTGGAGCTCTTAACCTCTTGTATTTCAATCGCGTGCCCGTCTCTTGCAAAACCTGCAATGAACAACAGGCTAAGCGCGAGCAAAGCAAACAGGCTTGCAATGAAGCGCTGGCTTTGCGTGGGAGAGGAAACAATTACTTTCGCGGTCATACTGTGAATTCCCCTCAATCTTGTTTTTCTGCAGCAGGTTCAGGTTTGGCAGCTGGCTTGAGATAGCTGGCAACACTAGTTTCCTGAAGGTACTTTTGAGCGACACTATGCACTTGTTCTGGTGTGACCTTCGCAATGCGGGCAGGCCAACTCTGAACTTCATCAACTGATCCGCCAGTGGTAAGCGCAGTCCCGAATATACGAGCCAGAACGTCCTGCTTATCTTGAGCGTAGATAGCGGAAGCGAGCATGGACCGTTTGGAGCGCTCCACTTCTTCAGCTGTTACACCGTTTTCAATAATACCATTGATGACGGCCAGAGCTTTTTGTTCAAGGTCTGCAAGTGAAGTGCCATCCTTAGGGGAGGCATAAAGGATGAAGCGTGTAGCGTCCAACGCAGTTGATTGATACCACGCACCGGCGCTGGTTGCGATTTGTCCTTCAACAACGAGATCTTTGTAGAGCCGGCTGTTGGCACCACCGCCCATGATGTCGGAGAGCACTTCAAGCGCCTCAGATTCTCCGGGGGCTGATGTTGTGGAACTCGGTACAATCCAACCATGCTGAAGGCTAGGCTGTGCCACTTGATCACTTTGCAGCGTGACTTCCCGGTTTCCCGGAACCACCTGAACCTGTGGGCGGTCACGTGAGCCCGGTTCAGCGCGTTGTTCAACCTTGCCATAGGTCTCGTTTGCGAGCGCTAGAACGTCTTTCTCATCCACATCACCTGCGACAATGAGAATGGCATTGTTAGGCGTGTAGTATTTGTCATAAAAGGCGATGGCATCGTCTTTATTGAGCGCAGAAATTTCGTTTTTCCAACCAATGACAGGAATGCCATAGGGGCTGTTTGGAAATAACACCTGATCGAATGTCTCGGACAGGCGTGCAGCTGGACTGCGATCCACACGTTGTGACCGCTCTTCCAGAACCACATCACGCTCAGGAATAATCTGCTTTTCAGTCAGGATGAGGTTGGACATACGGTCTGCCTCAAAACCCATCACCATCTTCAGGTGTTCTTTTGCGACCTGCTGGTAGTAGGCGGTGTAATCCTGAGAGGTAAAGGCATTCTCTTGCCCGCCAACTTCAGCAACCTTTTTGGAAAAAATGCCCTCTGGTGCAGTGCTAGTTCCCTTAAACATGAGATGTTCAAGAAAATGCGCGAGGCCGGATTTACCCGGTTGCTCGTCAGCCGCACCCACTTTGTACCAGATCATGTGGGTAACAATAGGTGCACGACGATCAGGAATAACGATAACCTGAAGGCCATTATCCAATGTGGATTGGGATATGTTTTTTCCGCCTATGCGGATATTTGAAAAATCTTCAATAGAGGCTTTGCCAGCGTTATCAGCCGAAAAGACGGCAGTGGGGCTGGTAAAAAGCAGAAGGCTCAGAGCGAGAGCCTTAAATGGAGTAGACCGACCAATCACGAGGGGAGCTCCCTTTGAAATGAGCAAGACACAGCTCATCATTCTATAGCGTGATCGTGGTTAATCTCCTCGTGAATTATTCGTAATCTATTGCGAACATAATGAAAAAAGCGCGAACAAGGTCGCGCCTACTTCATATTTTCGTAAGGAATTGAGCAAGGCGGGCAAAACCCGAACCTTGCAATAACAATTGGTTACTGCTTGCTCATATCGATGCGAGCACCGTCTTCAATGGCAGCAGCTTCACGTTTCTTACGAACTTCTTCGCTCTCATCAACATCAGGTGTTGCAAAGGCAATACCTGATACAGGAGTGGAATAATCCACTGGCGGCTCAGTCAGGTAACGACGCTGAGGCTTACACTGTGGATTGTCTGGAGAACAAATAGGCGTTTCAACCGCAGCGCCACCAATTTGTTTTTGAGCTTCCTTGTATTTTTTTCCAAGAGCAGCAAGTTCTTTGGGACTTAATTTGTCGCCATCCAAAAGCTGCTGTTGCCGTTTCTCAGCTGCAAAGTCGCGAGGACGTGCTGCGACCTTCTTCAGGGAAGGATGGCCGCGCATCTGTTCAATAGAAAGTGGTTGGCCCGGTTCTACCTTGTAGAAGGCACGGATTTCTTCCAGCTCTTGCTGGGAGCGATCTTGCGGCCAGTTGCTTGCAACCTCGGTCAGTTTGCGACTATCCGGCCGAGGGAGATTGTCAGCTTTGGAAGGCATCACGAGCGGGGCACGTTCTTTGTACTGAATGTCCGCATTTCGTTGTGATTGCAGCCCAACAGCATTCATCACTTCGGACATCAGGCCAGAGTCGCTGGATTCGCCTCCATCACTAAAATCACCAGCGCCAGTCATACACGCGGACAATGTAAGTGAGAACGCGCAAACGAGAGACGCACGAACGACGAATTTTCTGCTACGGCTTTGCAATTTCATTACCCTTGTTTCCCGATCACCATCAAAGCGGTGTTTGAC
The window above is part of the Pseudovibrio sp. Tun.PSC04-5.I4 genome. Proteins encoded here:
- a CDS encoding EAL domain-containing protein, with the protein product MTRLANISILFSISAIAASCGTVMVYLFARPVGEAVGLSLAAMCTMIVVHLMLTRSQEKSSVSDAVDRMEERIAAIDDDVGNLEGRLSGVEHNIPRRTREEIDPLFAEVEVIGSLVKQMAEAMADMETRIEDQGTALEDHRVKQAMLPPQPAQRLAAPQPAQEGSMNLAGQAAAAFAAGAVKPMQPPQDAFADVRAPEMRRPAPRMHHPNAALAEEIRASIEAGRVDLYLQPIVTLPQRRVRYYEALTRLRKANGDTLEPIEFLQEAERTGQMPAIDNILLFRSLQILKRLATRNREAGLFCNLSPSTLMDENFFPGFLEFVRANDTYSDLLIFEFSQADVAVMSAIEYESLAALAEIGFRFSVDRITDLRMDFRALAERGFRFAKLHASRLLMREDDLAKSNIHPADFGSLLQRYGIELIVDHVESESTVLELLELEIRSAQGFLFSPPRPVRADVLQGAPNPRPIKREAS
- a CDS encoding pitrilysin family protein; this encodes MTAKVIVSSPTQSQRFIASLFALLALSLLFIAGFARDGHAIEIQEVKSSKGITAWLVEDYTVPIIAMNFAFKGGSSQDPLDKLGVTNLLSTMLDEGAGDLTSQEFQGRIEDLTMSLSFSSGRDFFYGSFQSLQVNKDDTFEMLRLAVNEPRFNQAPLDRMKAQTVSGIRRSLKRPDALAGLTLTKTLFPDHPYGRPTRGTEETVTTLTSEDLRTQHSKIFAKGSLKIGVVGAISADELAVILDKVFADLPEDGDLVTIAEVEPITDKTIHVDFESPQTSIQFALPGLKRHDPKFMSAFVMNHILGGGSFTSWLYDEIREKRGLAYSVGSYLVPYQHTALLMGSTGTRPDKAGEAIDILKQQMVRMSQTGPTAAELAEAKSYLTGSYALNFDSSSSIARQLTGIQTQELGIDYIEKRNEMVDAVTLEGVKDVARDLFSGIEPTFVTVGEPVTAN
- a CDS encoding pitrilysin family protein; this encodes MLISKGAPLVIGRSTPFKALALSLLLFTSPTAVFSADNAGKASIEDFSNIRIGGKNISQSTLDNGLQVIVIPDRRAPIVTHMIWYKVGAADEQPGKSGLAHFLEHLMFKGTSTAPEGIFSKKVAEVGGQENAFTSQDYTAYYQQVAKEHLKMVMGFEADRMSNLILTEKQIIPERDVVLEERSQRVDRSPAARLSETFDQVLFPNSPYGIPVIGWKNEISALNKDDAIAFYDKYYTPNNAILIVAGDVDEKDVLALANETYGKVEQRAEPGSRDRPQVQVVPGNREVTLQSDQVAQPSLQHGWIVPSSTTSAPGESEALEVLSDIMGGGANSRLYKDLVVEGQIATSAGAWYQSTALDATRFILYASPKDGTSLADLEQKALAVINGIIENGVTAEEVERSKRSMLASAIYAQDKQDVLARIFGTALTTGGSVDEVQSWPARIAKVTPEQVHSVAQKYLQETSVASYLKPAAKPEPAAEKQD